In the genome of Malania oleifera isolate guangnan ecotype guangnan chromosome 5, ASM2987363v1, whole genome shotgun sequence, the window ACTGGATTTCTCCACAATGCAGCAGCCAGACCCCGCCGCCGCCGCCCTCCCTCATCCCTGCAACCTTCGAATTCCTCGACGCGAGACTCGCCATAGTATACCCCGTAATCCAAGCCTTCAAGGCCATCATCTCCTCCGACCCCCACGGCGTTACCCAAACCTGGACCGGCCCCAACATCTGCAACTACACCGGCTTCTTCTGCGACCACCCCCCCGACAACCTTTCCGCCATCGCCCTCGCGGCCGTCGACTTCAACGGCTTCATGCTCTCCGCCCCCACCCTCGTCGGCTTCCTCGACGCTCTCCCCGACATCTCCGTCTTCCACGCCAACTCCAACCGCTTCCTCGGCATCCTCCCCCCCAACCTCCGCAATCTCCCCTACCTCAGCGAACTCGACCTCAGCAACAACATCTTCACCGGCGTCTTCCCCGACACCCTCCTCGCCGTCCCCGGCCTCACCTTCCTCGACCTCCGTTACAACCTCTTCGCCGGCCCCGTCCCCCCCCAGATCTTCGCCTCCGACTTCATCGACGTCGTTTTCCTCAACAACAACCTCTTCACCCTCACTCTCCCCACCACGCTCAGCTCCACTCCGGCCAGGTACCTCACCTTCGCCAACAACAAGTTCGTCGGCCCCATTCCCCAGAGCATCGGAAACCTGTCGGAGTCTCTCGTCGAAGTCCTCTTCCTGAACAACCATCTCACCGGATGCATCCCCTACGAAGTGGGGTTCCTGAAGATCGCGACGGTGTTCGACGTCGGCAACAATCTGCTGACGGGGCCGCTGCCGTGCTCTCTGGGATGCATGGAGAAGGCGGAGGTTCTGAACTTCGCGGGCAACCAGATGTACGGGCAGGTTCCGGAGGCGGTGTGCCGGCTG includes:
- the LOC131154886 gene encoding uncharacterized protein At4g06744-like encodes the protein MRPPRVLLHVVLFLPCFLYWISPQCSSQTPPPPPSLIPATFEFLDARLAIVYPVIQAFKAIISSDPHGVTQTWTGPNICNYTGFFCDHPPDNLSAIALAAVDFNGFMLSAPTLVGFLDALPDISVFHANSNRFLGILPPNLRNLPYLSELDLSNNIFTGVFPDTLLAVPGLTFLDLRYNLFAGPVPPQIFASDFIDVVFLNNNLFTLTLPTTLSSTPARYLTFANNKFVGPIPQSIGNLSESLVEVLFLNNHLTGCIPYEVGFLKIATVFDVGNNLLTGPLPCSLGCMEKAEVLNFAGNQMYGQVPEAVCRLPSLKNLSLSSNYFTHVGYVCLKLIWRGVLDVRRNCIPGLRGQRSPMECFLFWLKPKFCLTPWTYNFIPCKRWWLKGYAPPRRGLRSESIARVTYSALHRHRLAGL